In Fusobacterium perfoetens ATCC 29250, the genomic stretch CAATGATGAGAATATGGGAAACTATTTGTGAATTATTAAGAGAAAAAAATATAAATATAGATAATTTAGAAGGTATAGGAATGGGTATACCTGGACCTGTAAAAAATCAAGAAATAGTTGGATTTTTTGCTAATTTCCCTTGGGAAAAAAATTTAAATATAGCTGAAATTTTTAAAAATATAAGTGGAAAAATAACAAAAGTAGAAAATGATGTAAATGTTATAGCTTTGGGAGAAGCCAAACATGGAGCTGGAAAAGGTTCAAAAAGTAGTGTCACTATAGCTTTAGGTACAGGAATAGGTGGAGGCATCTGTATAGAGGGAAAAATAATTTCTGGATTTTCAGGTGCTGGTGGAGAAGTAGGACATATGAAACTTGTTAAAGATGGAAAACTTTGTGGTTGTGGGCAAAGAGGTTGTTTTGAAGCTTATGCCTCAGCTACAGGAATAGAAAGAGAAGCTATTTCAAGATTAAAAGTAAATAAAACAAATGAATTATATAAAAAATTGAATGGACAAATAGATAAATTAGAGGCTAAAGATGTGTTTGAATGTGCTAAGGAGGGAGACAAATTTTCTCTTGATATAGTAGAATATGAAAGTGAATATTTAGCTATGGGAATAGGAAATATTTTAAATTTAATTAATCCTGAAAAAATAATATTATCTGGAGGAGTATCTTTGGCAGGAGATATACTTTTAGATAGAGTTAAAGAAAAATTACCTAAATATGCTATGGGTGTAACATTACAAGATGGATTTAAAATAGAAATAGGTATTTTAGAAGAAAATGCAGGTATTTATGGGGCAGCAGCATTGATTGGTTAGTAGATTTACTAGGAGGAATCTATGTTTGAAAATAATATAAATTTAAGAGTAGAAGTAGTTAATAGTGTAAATAACTGGCAAGAAGCTATAGATATTGCTTCTTCAATGCTGATAAAAGATAAATGTGTCACTAAAGAATATGTAGAAGAAATAAAAGAAAATATAGAAACAAATGGAGAAAAATTTTTAGTAGACCATGATATATTTTTAGCTCATTCAAGACCAGGAAATAAGGTTAATAAAAATGCACTATCTTTTTTAAAAATAAATGAAGGTACAGTTTTTCCAAATGTAAAAAATAAGAAAATAAAATTAGTATTTATTATATCAACATTATCATCAAAACAGCACATGAATTGGTTGAAAAGATTTGCTAAAATAATGGATGATATAGAATTGGTAACGAAATTAAATAATGCTCAATCTAAAGAAGAAATATTAGAAATATTTAAAAATAAAATATAGAAAAGAGGAATCTAATGAAAATTGAAAAATTATTTAAAGATGTAGAATATACAGTTTTACAAATAGTATCAGATGAAATAACAGGTAAAAATATAGAATTTGATTCTAGGAAAATAGAAAATGGAGATATATTTATAGCTTTAGAAGGAGCTATTACAGATGGCCATGAATTTATAAATAAGGCAATAGAAAATGGAGCTAAAACAATATTAGTAGAAAAAGAAGTTCCTTTAGTAGAGGGGATAGGATATTTTTTAGTAAAAGATTTAAGAAAAAAAATGGGAATAATAGCTTCTAATTTTTATGATTATCCACAAAACAAATTAAAAATAGTTGGAGTTACTGGAACAAATGGAAAAACAACTATAACTTATATTTTAGAAAGTATATTAGGAGAAAATAAGATAGCGAGAATAGGAACTGTTGAGTATAAAATAGGGGAAGAGGTTATACCAGCACCTAATACAACTCCATCTTCACTAGAAATTATAAAAATTTGTAAAAAAGCTATAGAAAAAGGTATTAAATATTTAGTTATGGAAGTAAGTTCTCATGGATTAGATATAGGAAGAGTAGATATGTTGAGATTTGAAAGTGGTATATTTACAAATCTTACTTTAGACCATTTAGATTACCATAAAACTATGGAAAATTACTTTTTAGCTAAAAGAAAATTATTTGATTTAGTAAAAGATAAAAAAAATTCTATAATTAATATAGATGATGAATATGGGAAGAAATATTTTCAATACACAAATGGAATAAGTTATAGTACTAAAGAAGCAGCAGATATTCAAGGAAAAATAAAGAGAATAACTAGAGAGGGACAAGAAGTAGAAATAAAAATTTTTGATAAGGTTTATAATGTAAATTTAAAACTTCTAGGAAGATATAATCTTTATAACCTATTAGGAGCTATTGGAGCTGTTAAAATTTTAGGTATTAGCGATGAAGAAATTATAGAAAAAATAGATAAAATACATGGAGCACCAGGTAGATTCCAACCAGTGAAAACAGAAGCTGATTTTACAATAATAGTAGATTATGCTCATACAGGTGATGCTTTAGAAAATATTTTAAAAAGTATAAACGAATTTAAAACTAATAGAATAATTACAGTATTTGGTTGTGGTGGAGATAGAGATAAAACTAAAAGACCAATCATGGGAAGAATAGCAGAAAAATATAGTGATATAGTAGTTGTAACTTCTGATAATCCAAGAACAGAAGAACCAAATGAAATTATAAAAGATATAGTTATTGGTTTAGAAAAAGATAATCATATCATTGAAATTAACAGAGAAAAAGCTATTGAAAAAGCTGTTGAATTGGCTCAAAAAAATGATATAATTTTA encodes the following:
- a CDS encoding ROK family protein, which codes for MKYIAGVDIGGTNTKIGILDEEGDIIIKKSIKTLSLDGVEKTMMRIWETICELLREKNINIDNLEGIGMGIPGPVKNQEIVGFFANFPWEKNLNIAEIFKNISGKITKVENDVNVIALGEAKHGAGKGSKSSVTIALGTGIGGGICIEGKIISGFSGAGGEVGHMKLVKDGKLCGCGQRGCFEAYASATGIEREAISRLKVNKTNELYKKLNGQIDKLEAKDVFECAKEGDKFSLDIVEYESEYLAMGIGNILNLINPEKIILSGGVSLAGDILLDRVKEKLPKYAMGVTLQDGFKIEIGILEENAGIYGAAALIG
- a CDS encoding PTS sugar transporter subunit IIA, with the protein product MFENNINLRVEVVNSVNNWQEAIDIASSMLIKDKCVTKEYVEEIKENIETNGEKFLVDHDIFLAHSRPGNKVNKNALSFLKINEGTVFPNVKNKKIKLVFIISTLSSKQHMNWLKRFAKIMDDIELVTKLNNAQSKEEILEIFKNKI
- a CDS encoding UDP-N-acetylmuramoyl-L-alanyl-D-glutamate--2,6-diaminopimelate ligase, which gives rise to MKIEKLFKDVEYTVLQIVSDEITGKNIEFDSRKIENGDIFIALEGAITDGHEFINKAIENGAKTILVEKEVPLVEGIGYFLVKDLRKKMGIIASNFYDYPQNKLKIVGVTGTNGKTTITYILESILGENKIARIGTVEYKIGEEVIPAPNTTPSSLEIIKICKKAIEKGIKYLVMEVSSHGLDIGRVDMLRFESGIFTNLTLDHLDYHKTMENYFLAKRKLFDLVKDKKNSIINIDDEYGKKYFQYTNGISYSTKEAADIQGKIKRITREGQEVEIKIFDKVYNVNLKLLGRYNLYNLLGAIGAVKILGISDEEIIEKIDKIHGAPGRFQPVKTEADFTIIVDYAHTGDALENILKSINEFKTNRIITVFGCGGDRDKTKRPIMGRIAEKYSDIVVVTSDNPRTEEPNEIIKDIVIGLEKDNHIIEINREKAIEKAVELAQKNDIILIAGKGHENYQIIGREKIHFDDREEAIRAVNNLKNIVR